In Colwellia sp. PAMC 20917, a single genomic region encodes these proteins:
- the glgX gene encoding glycogen debranching protein GlgX has translation MTTCAINTAYKVTSGRSYPMGASLAKSGLGCNFALFSAHATKVELCLFSGDGKYELQRIELPEFTDDVWHGFVEGIAEGCLYGYRVHGPFEPHNGHRFNANKLLLDPYAKKLHGSFIRSDLNFSYDLKSTQKDLTVDNRDNSATMPKCVVVSPLLFSQTHPQVRRRDTILYELHVKGFTQQNPDVPIELRGTFAGLANKKVCQYLKSLGVTSIELLPVQQFINEDFVQDKGLTNYWGYNTISFFVPHAAYCHSGEVGEFRSMVETYHEAGIEVILDVVYNHTAEGDELGQTLSFKGIDNASYYRLHPADKRYYENFSGCGNTINVQHPRVIQLITDSLRYWVEIMGVDGFRFDLAPVLGRDAPDFKANNHFFTSIRQDPILSRVKLIAEPWDVGHGGYQLGRFPNSWLELNDRFRDSCRRFWRGEQGLVAEFAKRLHGSSDIFEQPSRRPSASVNFITSHDGFTLTDLVSFNNKQNKANGEQNHDGHNSNFSNNLGTEGPTDNCRISLLRRQQKRNLLTTLFIAQGTPMLLSGDELNNSQRGNNNAYCQDNEISWLDWQSPQAQQESDFVKKLIALRKAHPLLNRTHYQHGVKVSEHTGLADISWLNCHGKAMTKDNWHDQSIKCFAMMLANTERSSTPEHQQDDALLIIFNAHQRSINFLLPVLNGYWQVLIDTAVDNQEYSYADKKSPKNIRHPAITIAEHSCVVLRYLHSPKDK, from the coding sequence ATGACAACTTGCGCAATTAACACTGCATACAAAGTAACTTCGGGGCGTTCGTATCCGATGGGTGCTTCACTGGCTAAAAGTGGTCTGGGCTGTAACTTTGCCCTATTTTCTGCACATGCAACAAAAGTAGAGCTTTGTCTATTTTCAGGTGACGGTAAATATGAACTACAGCGCATTGAATTACCTGAGTTTACCGATGATGTTTGGCATGGTTTCGTTGAAGGGATCGCAGAAGGTTGTTTATATGGCTACCGCGTACATGGTCCTTTTGAACCTCATAATGGCCATCGTTTTAATGCTAATAAATTATTGTTAGACCCCTATGCTAAAAAATTGCACGGTAGCTTTATCCGCAGCGACCTTAATTTTAGTTATGATCTAAAAAGCACCCAAAAAGATTTAACCGTTGATAATCGGGATAATTCGGCGACTATGCCAAAGTGTGTGGTTGTTTCACCATTACTGTTTAGTCAAACGCATCCACAAGTTCGTCGCCGTGACACCATTCTTTATGAATTACATGTTAAAGGCTTTACCCAACAAAATCCCGATGTACCCATTGAGCTACGCGGAACATTCGCGGGTCTTGCTAATAAAAAGGTTTGCCAGTATTTAAAGTCTTTAGGGGTAACCAGTATTGAACTGCTACCCGTGCAACAGTTTATTAATGAGGACTTTGTCCAAGACAAAGGGTTAACTAATTACTGGGGCTATAACACCATTTCATTTTTTGTTCCGCACGCCGCTTACTGCCACTCAGGTGAGGTTGGCGAGTTTCGTTCTATGGTTGAAACTTACCATGAAGCAGGTATCGAAGTTATTCTTGATGTGGTTTATAACCATACGGCAGAAGGTGATGAACTTGGTCAAACGCTGAGCTTTAAAGGCATAGACAATGCTAGTTATTATCGTTTACACCCAGCTGACAAACGCTATTATGAGAATTTTTCAGGGTGCGGCAATACCATTAATGTGCAGCACCCTCGTGTTATTCAACTGATCACTGACAGTTTGCGCTACTGGGTAGAAATCATGGGCGTTGACGGTTTTCGTTTCGACTTAGCGCCAGTACTAGGGCGCGATGCACCTGATTTTAAAGCCAACAATCACTTTTTTACCAGTATAAGACAAGATCCTATCTTATCAAGAGTTAAACTTATTGCCGAACCTTGGGATGTCGGTCATGGCGGCTATCAACTAGGCCGTTTTCCCAATAGCTGGTTAGAGCTAAACGATCGTTTTCGTGACTCTTGTCGACGCTTCTGGCGAGGTGAACAAGGCTTAGTTGCAGAGTTTGCTAAACGTTTGCACGGCTCAAGTGACATTTTTGAACAGCCCAGTCGTCGACCTAGTGCCAGTGTTAATTTTATTACTTCACATGATGGTTTTACCTTAACCGATTTAGTGAGCTTCAATAACAAGCAAAACAAGGCGAACGGCGAACAAAACCATGACGGCCATAACAGTAACTTTAGTAATAATTTAGGGACTGAAGGGCCAACCGACAATTGTAGAATTAGTCTTTTACGCCGCCAGCAAAAACGCAATTTACTGACCACCCTCTTTATTGCTCAAGGCACGCCGATGTTACTCAGTGGCGATGAACTCAATAATAGCCAGCGCGGTAACAATAATGCTTACTGCCAAGATAATGAAATATCGTGGCTAGATTGGCAAAGCCCACAAGCACAGCAAGAATCAGATTTTGTTAAAAAATTAATTGCACTGCGAAAAGCACATCCGCTATTAAACAGAACACATTATCAACACGGTGTAAAAGTAAGTGAACATACCGGTTTAGCTGATATCAGTTGGTTAAATTGTCACGGTAAAGCGATGACTAAAGACAATTGGCATGATCAATCCATCAAGTGCTTTGCAATGATGTTAGCCAATACCGAACGCTCATCTACTCCTGAACATCAGCAAGACGATGCCCTACTGATTATTTTTAATGCTCATCAGCGCAGTATCAACTTCTTATTGCCAGTACTTAACGGTTACTGGCAAGTGCTCATTGATACCGCTGTTGATAATCAAGAATACAGTTACGCTGACAAAAAATCGCCAAAAAACATTAGACACCCCGCTATTACTATTGCTGAACATAGCTGTGTGGTATTGCGGTATTTACATAGCCCAAAAGACAAATAG
- a CDS encoding alpha-amylase family glycosyl hydrolase gives MIITNSTFTLKRSKIALLILSSLFISACNETKPINTEKSASLSEVKALPLKNADDLAPYLNRNIQDEVFYFVMPDRFYNGNTDNDQGSKTDIISAGGFDKADKGMYHGGDIQGLQAKLPYLKGMGISAIWLTPIMRNQAMQGDSSGYHGYWILDFNEIDPHLGSNEDLKRFINAAHKENIKVFFDIITNHTADVIKYVECHGEDGLQYLMKEDDGCLYKTLAQVAAGDTYQAVIPKGQENLKSPAWLNDKKYYHNQGDTTYEGEDSIYGDFSGLDDIDTNSPEVVTGMTEIFKNVISEFKPDGFRIDTVKHVNIEFWAEFAPALVDHAKAIGIPEFFMFGEVYSGDVKELSAYTTIGKMQSVLDFSLQFALQDTLIKQQGTHKLVEVFENDAYYNDSDSNANQLLNFTGNHDMGRFSGMLKSSDFNYSEAEIIQRTLLAHAMVYFLRGVPIVYYGDEQGFVGDGGDKDSRQDMMPSLVDSYNDDDLLANIKTTADDNFDENHLFYKTFAEYADIYYQYPALRFGEQKFINADNKPGVFAVSRTLKDEEEIIIVFNTAKTEKSVALGFTLKNGEKIYPAFKSDEFVDGTLTVPPLSFAIYQVR, from the coding sequence ATGATAATAACAAATAGTACATTCACATTGAAAAGATCAAAGATTGCGCTACTTATCTTAAGTAGCTTATTTATTAGCGCTTGTAATGAAACTAAGCCAATTAACACAGAAAAATCAGCCAGCTTAAGTGAGGTAAAAGCCTTACCACTTAAAAATGCTGACGATTTAGCTCCTTATTTAAATAGAAATATACAAGATGAGGTTTTTTACTTTGTTATGCCAGACCGTTTTTATAACGGCAACACTGATAATGACCAAGGGTCTAAGACCGACATAATATCTGCTGGTGGTTTTGATAAAGCCGACAAAGGCATGTATCACGGTGGTGACATTCAAGGTTTGCAAGCTAAACTGCCTTATTTGAAAGGTATGGGTATTAGCGCTATTTGGTTAACACCTATTATGCGTAATCAAGCCATGCAAGGTGATTCTTCGGGTTATCATGGTTACTGGATCTTGGACTTTAATGAAATTGACCCGCATTTGGGTAGTAATGAAGATTTAAAACGTTTCATTAACGCTGCACATAAAGAAAATATAAAAGTATTTTTTGACATTATTACTAACCACACCGCTGATGTTATTAAGTATGTTGAATGTCACGGCGAAGATGGCTTACAGTATTTGATGAAAGAAGATGATGGCTGTTTATATAAAACACTTGCTCAAGTGGCAGCCGGTGATACTTATCAAGCCGTTATCCCAAAAGGCCAAGAAAACCTTAAATCACCCGCTTGGTTAAATGATAAAAAATATTATCACAACCAAGGAGATACAACCTATGAAGGAGAAGACTCAATATATGGCGACTTTAGTGGCTTAGATGATATTGATACTAATTCACCTGAAGTGGTTACAGGCATGACCGAAATATTCAAAAATGTCATCAGTGAATTTAAACCTGATGGTTTTAGAATTGATACCGTAAAGCACGTCAATATAGAGTTTTGGGCAGAATTTGCCCCTGCGCTTGTTGACCACGCAAAAGCGATAGGTATTCCAGAATTTTTTATGTTTGGTGAAGTATATAGTGGCGATGTTAAAGAATTAAGTGCTTATACCACAATAGGTAAAATGCAGTCTGTACTTGATTTTTCCTTACAGTTTGCTTTACAAGATACCCTTATTAAACAGCAAGGAACACATAAACTCGTTGAGGTGTTCGAGAATGATGCTTACTATAATGACAGTGACAGTAATGCCAATCAGTTGCTTAACTTTACCGGTAACCATGACATGGGACGTTTTTCTGGCATGTTGAAAAGTAGTGATTTCAACTATAGCGAAGCAGAAATTATTCAACGCACCTTGCTAGCCCATGCGATGGTTTACTTTCTGCGTGGCGTGCCAATTGTCTATTATGGCGACGAGCAAGGTTTTGTTGGTGATGGCGGAGATAAAGACTCTCGCCAAGACATGATGCCTTCTTTGGTAGACAGCTACAACGATGATGATTTACTCGCAAATATTAAAACGACCGCTGATGACAACTTTGATGAAAATCATCTGTTTTATAAGACATTTGCTGAGTATGCGGATATCTATTATCAATACCCAGCACTTAGGTTTGGCGAACAAAAATTCATAAATGCTGATAATAAGCCGGGGGTTTTTGCGGTATCTCGTACATTAAAAGACGAAGAAGAAATCATTATTGTCTTTAATACAGCAAAAACAGAAAAGTCTGTCGCGTTAGGCTTTACCCTCAAAAATGGCGAAAAAATATACCCAGCCTTTAAAAGTGATGAGTTTGTCGATGGAACATTAACCGTTCCCCCGTTAAGCTTTGCAATTTATCAGGTCAGGTAG
- a CDS encoding glycogen/starch/alpha-glucan phosphorylase — translation MINKKIKSSTADITATDLKKRIQHHLNSTLGDRVICEDAYKNTPQNKQAYWQATSMALNEIIIDKLQASKVQQAKSATKSINYLSLEYLMGRLLSNNLHNLDLYKNTEKALKSLGFDLADLCEEGADLALGNGGLGRLAACFLDSLATLDYNAMGYGIHYQHGLFKQSFKNGHQIEQPDMWREFGSPWEICRPESTQLIPVYGYVEQQAQADGSLTSVWRAGKMLKGVPWDIPIVGYNSSTVNALRLWECRADSAFHWDTLNQGDYLQAHHDQVNAETVSKVLYPNDEHDAGNELRFIQQYFFCACSIKDIISRYQLQFGPLTQGSSTNFAEKVAIQLNDTHPTIAILELMRVLLDEYDFSWQNAWQLAGKVFSYTNHTLLPEALEKWSVSLFERVLPRHLTILYRINEAFLNDEVNAMWPNNEAMRARLSIIEEGEQRKVRMAHLCVITSHKVNGVAQIHSDLVKKDLFPEFNQLWPEKLTNVTNGITPRRWLKSCNPLLSELLSKHVDDDWAKNLNSLSSLSTLADNASFQKKFMAIKHQNKVALTTEIKTLTGIDVSPEAIFDVQIKRLHEYKRQHLNLLHILALYRRLLADPDLPMQPRVFIFGAKAAPGYQLAKEIIYATNKIAEKINNDTRIQDKLKVVFLPNYRVSLAEKIIPAADVSEQISTAGKEASGTGNMKLALNGAVTIGTLDGANIEIAEEVGDDNIFIFGLTVDEVKALDNNGYNPYHFYETNNEIKACLDWLDTDYFTPGHMGELSSIKQSFLEGGDPYKVLADFESYSDAQQALGVAYQDKKRWAKMAILNTALMGKFNSDRSIEDYVKNIWFLTPSA, via the coding sequence ATGATAAATAAAAAAATAAAAAGTAGCACAGCTGATATTACCGCCACAGACTTAAAAAAACGCATTCAGCACCATTTGAACAGTACCTTAGGTGATCGCGTTATTTGTGAAGACGCCTACAAAAACACACCACAAAACAAGCAGGCTTATTGGCAAGCGACATCAATGGCGCTTAATGAAATTATTATTGATAAACTGCAAGCAAGTAAGGTTCAACAAGCAAAGTCAGCGACTAAAAGTATTAACTACCTGTCACTTGAATATTTGATGGGACGACTACTTTCTAACAACTTACATAATTTAGATTTATATAAAAATACCGAAAAGGCCCTTAAATCACTTGGTTTTGATTTAGCCGATTTATGTGAAGAAGGGGCTGATTTAGCTCTAGGTAATGGTGGATTAGGCCGTTTAGCCGCATGTTTTCTTGATTCATTAGCGACACTTGATTACAACGCTATGGGTTACGGCATTCATTACCAACATGGTTTATTCAAACAAAGTTTTAAAAACGGACACCAAATAGAACAGCCTGATATGTGGCGTGAATTTGGTAGTCCTTGGGAAATTTGCCGTCCTGAATCTACCCAGCTTATTCCCGTTTATGGTTATGTTGAACAACAAGCACAAGCCGACGGTAGTTTAACATCGGTTTGGCGTGCAGGAAAAATGCTCAAAGGAGTTCCTTGGGATATTCCTATCGTTGGCTATAACTCGTCAACCGTAAATGCTTTACGCTTATGGGAATGTCGCGCAGACTCTGCCTTTCACTGGGATACCCTTAATCAGGGTGACTATCTACAAGCGCACCACGATCAAGTCAATGCTGAAACAGTATCTAAAGTTCTTTATCCTAATGACGAACACGATGCGGGTAATGAATTACGCTTTATTCAACAGTACTTTTTCTGTGCTTGTTCAATTAAAGACATTATTAGTCGTTATCAACTGCAATTTGGTCCACTTACCCAAGGAAGTAGTACAAACTTTGCTGAAAAAGTAGCGATCCAACTCAACGATACCCACCCTACTATTGCCATTTTAGAGTTAATGCGCGTATTGCTTGATGAGTATGACTTCTCATGGCAAAACGCCTGGCAATTAGCCGGTAAAGTATTTTCTTATACTAACCATACCCTGTTACCTGAAGCGTTAGAAAAATGGTCTGTTTCATTATTTGAACGTGTACTACCACGCCATTTAACTATTTTATATCGTATCAACGAAGCATTTTTGAATGATGAAGTTAATGCGATGTGGCCAAACAACGAGGCAATGCGCGCTCGCCTTTCAATTATTGAAGAAGGTGAACAACGTAAAGTCCGTATGGCACATTTATGTGTCATTACTTCACATAAAGTTAACGGTGTTGCTCAAATCCATTCAGACTTAGTAAAAAAAGATCTATTCCCAGAATTCAACCAACTTTGGCCAGAGAAATTAACCAATGTAACTAATGGTATTACCCCAAGACGTTGGTTGAAATCATGTAACCCATTACTGTCTGAATTACTGTCAAAGCATGTTGACGATGACTGGGCTAAAAACTTAAACAGCTTATCTTCATTATCAACCCTTGCTGATAATGCCAGTTTCCAAAAGAAATTCATGGCAATTAAACATCAAAACAAAGTGGCATTAACCACTGAAATTAAAACCTTAACCGGTATAGATGTCAGCCCAGAGGCCATTTTTGATGTCCAAATTAAACGACTTCACGAATACAAACGCCAGCACCTTAATTTATTGCATATCTTAGCGCTATACCGCCGTTTATTGGCTGATCCTGACTTACCTATGCAACCACGCGTATTTATCTTTGGTGCAAAAGCAGCGCCGGGTTATCAGCTAGCTAAAGAAATTATCTATGCAACCAATAAAATTGCAGAAAAAATCAATAATGACACCCGCATTCAAGACAAATTAAAAGTGGTGTTTTTACCTAACTATCGGGTCAGTTTAGCCGAAAAAATCATTCCGGCAGCCGATGTTTCAGAGCAAATATCAACAGCGGGTAAAGAAGCCTCTGGTACTGGCAATATGAAGCTCGCCCTCAACGGTGCCGTAACCATTGGAACTTTAGATGGCGCAAACATTGAAATAGCTGAAGAAGTTGGCGACGACAATATTTTCATCTTTGGCTTAACCGTTGATGAAGTTAAAGCCCTAGATAACAACGGCTACAACCCTTATCACTTTTATGAAACGAATAATGAAATCAAAGCCTGTTTAGACTGGTTAGACACGGACTACTTTACGCCAGGCCATATGGGAGAATTATCTTCGATTAAACAAAGTTTCCTTGAAGGTGGCGATCCGTACAAAGTGCTGGCTGATTTTGAAAGCTACAGTGACGCTCAACAAGCCTTAGGTGTCGCTTATCAAGACAAAAAACGTTGGGCAAAAATGGCCATTTTAAATACGGCGTTGATGGGTAAATTTAATTCTGATCGCTCGATTGAAGACTATGTGAAAAACATTTGGTTTTTAACACCGAGCGCTTAA
- the malQ gene encoding 4-alpha-glucanotransferase, protein MNLIEKLADLVGFHRSYTDSYGHQVPANESARHSLLCAMGYDLSNNHTINNSITALQEDSWRKMLPGVHIAKLEEHSHTIIISLPVDESLKVTWQITTEQSEILTGEVLVSELIFQEKNQLADKEYRKLALTLPLLSQGYHKLKLSYGQQTASCHLIFAPKTCYSPQEASPEKMWGYAAQLYSLKSESNWGMGDFGDLKTLVKKSAEQGAAAIGLNPLHPLYQNNPAHRSPYSPTSRCFLNSLYIDVTQVPNFSSCKAAQLRFNSDEFQEKVNFVRNTELIDYPGVADVKFEIIELLFEDFIQANNDQNVSATYQEFSDFKAEQGDDLLLLTTFDALYEHFRKIDFNAYGWKMWPSEFQSPHSAQVAAFQQQHAKRLDYFAFLQWLAHRQLTDVAALTEQAGMPIGLYLDLAVGCDGSGVDVWSDKDVYVSGAAVGAPPDAMNTLGQDWGLTPINPVALQQQGYLPLIKALRSNMQYAGALRIDHILGLMRQYWVAPGMKADQGVYITFPFEDILRIIALESRRNDCVVIGEDLGTVPDGFSEIMAAAGLLSYKVLFFERWESGLFKRPELYPAQSMVTVSTHDLPTLTGWWTGRDLHWRQILNLYPSDEMGQQEREARIQDRSLLVAALADLDVIDVTKAPQQSPAIINTELSIAVQKYMAKAHSHIQLIPLEDTLEIVEQVNIPGTIDEHPNWRQKLPVTMTEFWQKDSVKSLAQAMQKARPKS, encoded by the coding sequence ATGAATTTGATAGAAAAACTTGCCGACCTAGTTGGCTTTCACAGAAGTTACACTGATAGTTATGGGCACCAAGTTCCGGCAAACGAAAGTGCTAGGCATAGCCTACTTTGTGCTATGGGTTATGACCTGTCTAATAACCATACTATCAATAACAGTATTACAGCCTTACAAGAAGATAGCTGGCGTAAAATGTTGCCTGGCGTCCATATTGCTAAGCTTGAAGAACACAGTCACACTATTATTATTAGCCTACCGGTAGATGAAAGTTTAAAAGTTACTTGGCAGATAACTACTGAGCAAAGCGAAATCTTAACGGGTGAAGTATTGGTTAGCGAGTTAATTTTCCAAGAAAAAAATCAGCTTGCCGATAAAGAATATCGAAAGCTTGCCTTAACACTCCCTTTGTTATCACAAGGTTATCATAAGCTTAAGCTGAGTTATGGCCAACAAACAGCAAGTTGTCATTTGATTTTTGCACCTAAAACTTGTTATAGCCCACAGGAAGCCTCACCAGAAAAAATGTGGGGATATGCTGCGCAGTTATATTCACTCAAAAGTGAAAGTAATTGGGGAATGGGCGATTTTGGTGATTTAAAAACACTGGTTAAAAAGTCTGCCGAGCAAGGCGCTGCCGCCATAGGTTTAAATCCGTTGCATCCCTTGTATCAAAATAATCCCGCACATCGCAGCCCGTATTCCCCGACCAGCCGTTGTTTTCTCAATAGTTTATATATTGATGTTACTCAGGTACCTAACTTTTCCAGCTGCAAGGCCGCTCAACTTCGCTTTAACAGTGATGAATTTCAAGAAAAAGTTAACTTCGTCCGTAACACTGAACTTATCGATTACCCTGGCGTTGCTGATGTTAAATTTGAAATTATTGAATTGCTCTTTGAAGACTTCATTCAAGCGAATAATGACCAGAATGTAAGCGCGACCTACCAAGAGTTCAGCGACTTTAAAGCCGAGCAAGGCGATGATTTATTACTGTTAACCACCTTTGACGCCTTATATGAGCATTTTAGAAAAATTGATTTTAATGCTTATGGTTGGAAAATGTGGCCGAGTGAGTTTCAATCACCACATTCAGCACAAGTCGCTGCTTTTCAACAACAGCATGCTAAACGTCTTGATTACTTTGCCTTTTTGCAATGGCTAGCTCATCGCCAGTTAACTGATGTTGCCGCATTAACAGAACAAGCTGGCATGCCGATTGGTTTATATCTAGACCTTGCGGTTGGTTGTGACGGCTCGGGCGTTGATGTTTGGTCTGATAAAGATGTTTATGTGTCTGGCGCAGCGGTTGGTGCTCCGCCCGATGCGATGAATACCTTAGGGCAAGATTGGGGGTTAACGCCGATTAACCCCGTAGCACTGCAGCAACAAGGCTATTTACCGTTAATAAAGGCACTGCGCAGTAATATGCAATATGCTGGTGCTTTACGTATTGATCATATTTTAGGTTTAATGCGTCAATATTGGGTAGCGCCAGGCATGAAAGCCGATCAAGGTGTTTATATTACTTTTCCATTTGAAGATATATTGCGCATTATTGCCCTTGAATCTCGTCGTAATGACTGTGTGGTTATCGGCGAAGACTTAGGGACGGTGCCCGATGGCTTTAGTGAAATAATGGCAGCCGCTGGTTTACTATCATACAAGGTGCTATTTTTTGAGCGTTGGGAGTCGGGGTTATTTAAACGCCCGGAGTTGTACCCAGCCCAATCTATGGTAACCGTGTCAACACATGACTTACCTACCCTTACCGGTTGGTGGACTGGACGTGATTTACATTGGCGACAAATATTGAATCTATATCCATCAGACGAAATGGGCCAACAAGAGCGCGAGGCTCGAATACAAGACCGTAGCTTATTAGTTGCAGCCTTAGCAGACTTAGACGTTATCGATGTGACAAAAGCGCCGCAACAAAGTCCGGCGATAATCAATACTGAATTATCAATTGCCGTACAGAAGTATATGGCGAAAGCACACAGCCATATCCAACTTATTCCATTAGAAGATACCTTAGAGATTGTTGAACAAGTTAACATTCCCGGTACTATCGATGAACACCCTAACTGGCGTCAAAAATTACCAGTAACTATGACTGAATTTTGGCAAAAAGATTCTGTTAAATCGCTTGCACAAGCGATGCAAAAAGCCAGGCCAAAAAGCTAA
- the glgB gene encoding 1,4-alpha-glucan branching protein GlgB, with amino-acid sequence MSLSVNDIKALVSACHKTPYEVLGLNADQNTRYLRITCYFPHLNDIDAVEIMALAPNKKSTQLNKNEQIKSLGKLVKVHHSGLYSLKLRRKKLFTYKLKLTSANASWLIDDPYQFSATLGELDIYLLQQGNHQKPYEKLGAHLQNKTLNGQNIQGVSFAVWAPNASHVSLLGDFNHWDERSHAMQNITLGDVASGYWNIFIPQASVGQQYKYAIKDKNGNTLPFKADPYGNQAQYRPDTASIISAKDNYLWQDQDWLAKREKRNSRNAAISIYEVHLGSWRRDKNNEFLNYRQIADQLIPYTLSMGFTHIQLMPVSEFPFDGSWGYQPVGLFAPTARFGNEADFQYFVDACHQANLGLLIDWVPGHFPSDDHGLATFDGTHLFEHEDPRQGYHPDWNTLIYNYERVEVANFLRASALHWLDKYHVDGIRVDAVASMLYLDYSRKENEWIPNIHGGRENLAAVDFLKRFNEELYQQYPGTFSVAEESTSWPGVSRATHDGGLGFGYKWNMGWMNDSLQYMQRESVHRCHHHNELSFSLVYAFDENFILPLSHDEVVHGKGSILQKMPGDDAWQQFANIRAYYSFMWAHPGKKLLFMGCEFAQGKEWDHDHELDWHQLDVHWHSGVQRLIKALNKVYCNTPALYEKDCQSEGFSWLDHQNSEQSIYSFIRFGNDAQENAVVVVCNFTSQTHHNVKLGVPKSGEYVELLNSDAEIYGGSNTLNLGILPSVELAWQGQQHYIDITVPPLATAMFILKDVRLPLEGK; translated from the coding sequence ATGAGTTTATCTGTAAATGACATCAAAGCTTTAGTCAGCGCTTGCCATAAGACACCTTACGAGGTTTTAGGGTTAAATGCTGACCAAAACACTCGTTATTTACGGATCACTTGCTACTTTCCTCACCTTAACGATATTGACGCTGTTGAGATAATGGCCTTAGCCCCTAATAAAAAATCAACGCAACTTAATAAGAATGAACAGATAAAATCATTAGGTAAGTTGGTGAAAGTTCATCACAGTGGACTTTACTCACTTAAGCTACGTCGTAAAAAATTATTCACTTATAAACTCAAGCTGACTTCTGCAAACGCATCATGGTTAATTGACGACCCTTATCAGTTTTCAGCTACCTTAGGGGAGCTTGATATTTACCTGCTACAACAAGGTAATCATCAAAAACCATACGAGAAATTAGGCGCTCACCTGCAAAATAAAACCCTTAATGGCCAAAATATTCAAGGTGTTTCGTTTGCTGTTTGGGCACCTAATGCCAGTCATGTTTCTTTGCTTGGTGACTTTAATCACTGGGACGAACGTAGCCATGCCATGCAAAATATCACCTTGGGCGATGTCGCTAGTGGCTATTGGAATATATTTATCCCACAAGCGTCAGTTGGGCAACAATATAAGTATGCGATTAAAGACAAAAACGGTAACACGTTACCATTTAAAGCCGACCCTTATGGCAACCAAGCCCAATATCGACCTGACACAGCGTCAATTATCAGTGCAAAAGACAATTACCTTTGGCAAGACCAAGATTGGTTAGCCAAACGTGAAAAACGTAACAGTAGAAACGCTGCAATTTCAATTTACGAAGTCCATTTAGGCTCTTGGCGCCGAGATAAAAATAACGAATTTTTAAATTACCGTCAGATAGCTGACCAGCTTATTCCTTACACTTTATCAATGGGTTTTACCCATATTCAGCTAATGCCGGTCAGTGAATTTCCATTCGATGGTTCATGGGGATATCAACCGGTTGGCTTATTTGCACCAACAGCTCGGTTTGGTAATGAAGCTGACTTTCAGTATTTTGTTGATGCCTGTCATCAAGCCAATTTAGGCTTATTGATTGATTGGGTACCGGGACATTTTCCAAGTGATGATCACGGTTTAGCGACCTTCGATGGTACTCATCTTTTTGAGCATGAAGACCCCAGACAGGGATATCACCCCGACTGGAATACCCTTATTTATAATTACGAGCGTGTTGAGGTTGCCAATTTTTTGCGAGCAAGTGCCCTGCATTGGTTAGATAAATACCATGTTGATGGCATTCGCGTTGACGCAGTTGCCTCGATGCTTTATCTCGACTACAGCCGCAAAGAAAATGAATGGATCCCTAACATCCACGGAGGCAGAGAAAACTTAGCCGCTGTCGACTTTTTAAAACGCTTTAACGAAGAACTCTATCAACAATACCCTGGTACATTTTCTGTTGCCGAAGAGTCTACGTCATGGCCGGGTGTTTCTCGCGCGACCCATGATGGCGGTTTAGGCTTTGGTTATAAATGGAATATGGGCTGGATGAACGACAGTTTACAATACATGCAGCGTGAATCTGTGCATCGTTGCCATCACCATAACGAACTTAGCTTTAGCCTAGTTTATGCCTTTGATGAAAACTTTATTCTGCCACTTAGTCATGACGAAGTTGTTCATGGTAAAGGCTCTATTTTACAAAAGATGCCTGGCGATGATGCTTGGCAACAGTTTGCCAATATACGCGCTTATTACAGTTTTATGTGGGCACATCCCGGTAAAAAGCTACTATTTATGGGCTGTGAATTTGCCCAAGGTAAAGAATGGGATCATGACCACGAACTTGATTGGCATCAACTTGACGTTCACTGGCACAGTGGCGTACAGCGACTGATCAAAGCGTTAAATAAGGTTTATTGCAACACGCCAGCGCTCTATGAAAAAGATTGCCAAAGCGAGGGTTTTAGTTGGTTAGATCATCAAAACAGCGAACAATCAATTTACAGCTTTATTCGTTTTGGCAATGACGCCCAAGAGAATGCGGTTGTCGTGGTATGTAACTTTACCTCACAAACCCATCATAACGTTAAATTAGGGGTACCAAAATCGGGAGAGTACGTCGAATTACTTAACTCGGACGCTGAAATTTATGGCGGCAGTAACACCTTGAACCTAGGTATTTTACCGAGTGTAGAATTGGCCTGGCAAGGTCAGCAACACTATATAGACATTACTGTACCCCCGTTAGCGACAGCGATGTTTATCCTCAAAGATGTACGTTTACCACTTGAGGGTAAATAA